The Hevea brasiliensis isolate MT/VB/25A 57/8 chromosome 1, ASM3005281v1, whole genome shotgun sequence genome has a window encoding:
- the LOC110651011 gene encoding pirin-like protein produces MKALYNKLLFSLYPTTAKSRNNIKAVSSIRNIMSASNQSHGFNRPRLVTKKVLATPQYEGDGAVVRRGIGRSELKFLDPFLMLDDFSVTPPAGFPDHPHRGFETVTYMLQGGITHQDFAGHKGTIHAGDVQWMTAGRGIIHSEMPAGEGTQKGLQLWINLSSEDKLIEPRYQELLSDDIQRAEKDGAEVRVIAGESMGVRSPVYTRTPTMFLDFTLKPRAQVHQTVPESWNAFVYVIEGEGAFGLRNSSQATAHHVLVLGTGDGLSVWNRSSKPLRFVLIAGQPINEPVVQHGPFVMNTQAEIEQTIEDYHYCKNGFEMARYWRSQ; encoded by the exons atgaaagCTTTATATAACAAGTTATTGTTTAGCTTGTACCCAACAACTGCCAAGAGCAGAAACAATATCAAAGCTGTTTCCTCCATCAGAAATATCATGTCTGCATCTAATCAATCCCATGGTTTCAATAGACCAAGATTGGTCACCAAGAAGGTCCTAGCCACCCCCCAGTATGAGGGCGATGGTGCTGTTGTTAGAAGAGGCATTGGAag GAGTGAGCTGAAGTTCTTGGATCCTTTTCTAATGTTGGATGATTTTTCAG TGACTCCTCCTGCTGGATTTCCTGATCACCCGCATAGAG GTTTTGAGACTGTTACATATATGCTTCAG GGAGGCATCACTCATCAAGATTTTGCAGGGCATAAGGGTACAATCCATGCTGGAGATGTGCAG tGGATGACAGCAGGAAGAGGGATAATCCACTCAGAAATGCCTGCAGGAGAAGGAACCCAAAAAGGGTTGCAGCTTTGGATAAATCTTTCATCTGAAGACAAACT GATTGAACCAAGGTATCAAGAACTTTTAAGTGATGACATCCAAAGGGCTGAAAAAGATGGGGCTGAAGTGCGAGTTATAGCAGGAGAATCAATGGGAGTTAGGTCTCCAGTATACACAAGAACACCAACAATGTTTCTGGATTTCACTCTGAAACCAAGAGCTCAAGTCCACCAAACCGTTCCAGAATCGTGGAATGCATTTGTTTATGTCATTGAAGGTGAGGGAGCCTTTGGCTTGAGAAATTCTTCCCAAGCAACTGCTCACCATGTTCTGGTTTTGGGTACTGGAGATGGTTTAAGCGTATGGAATAGGTCTTCCAAGCCATTGAGATTCGTACTAATCGCTGGGCAACCGATCAATGAACCAGTGGTTCAGCATGGACCTTTTGTGATGAACACACAAGCTGAAATTGAGCAAACAATTGAGGACTACCACTATTGCAAAAATGGGTTTGAAATGGCCAGGTACTGGCGATCTCAATAA